In the Telopea speciosissima isolate NSW1024214 ecotype Mountain lineage chromosome 2, Tspe_v1, whole genome shotgun sequence genome, one interval contains:
- the LOC122652189 gene encoding probable auxin efflux carrier component 1c has translation MITLLDFYHVMTAVVPLYVAMILAYASVKWWKIFTPDQCSGINRFVALFAVPLLSFHFISTNDPYTMNLRFIAADTLQKLIMLAVLFVWTTVSKRGCLEWTITLFSLSTLPNTLVMGIPLLKGMYGDFSGSLMVQIVVLQCIIWYTLMLFLFEYRGAKMLITEQFPDTAGSIVSIAVDSDVMSLDGREPLETQAEIKEDGKLHVTVRKSNASRSDIFSRRSQGLSTTPRPSNLTNAEIYSLQSSRNPTPRGSSFNHTDFYSMVAGGRNSNFGAADAYGLATSRGPTPRPSNYEEDNSGKSRFHYHGTGGTHYPAPNPGMFSPPGSKPVTAATAKRPNGQAQQKSEEGSRDLHMFVWSSSASPVSDVFGGQEYGVADQTLKEVRMAVSPGKVENHRENQEGYLERDEFSFGNRGAGDSEMNGEGRKLGDNKAKVMPPASVMTRLILIMVWRKLIRNPNTYSSLIGMIWALVSNKWNVRMPDIIAKSISILSDAGLGMAMFSLGLFMALQPRIIACGNSIAAFAMAVRFLTGPAVMAAASIAVGLRGVLLHVAIVQAALPQGIVPFVFAKEYNIHPEILSTAVIFGMLIALPITLVYYILLGL, from the exons ATGATTACGTTATTGGATTTCTACCATGTTATGACAGCAGTGGTTCCACTCTACGTAGCCATGATCTTAGCTTATGCTTCTGTAAAATGGTGGAAGATCTTCACACCTGATCAATGCTCCGGCATCAACCGTTTCGTAGCTCTTTTCGCAGTCCCACTTCTTTCCTTTCATTTCATCTCCACCAACGACCCTTACACAATGAACCTACGCTTCATCGCTGCAGACACTCTCCAGAAGCTCATTATGTTGGCTGTCCTCTTTGTATGGACTACTGTAAGCAAGAGAGGCTGCCTTGAATGGACAATcacacttttctctctctcaactctcCCTAATACTCTGGTTATGGGTATTCCTCTTTTGAAGGGTATGTATGGGGATTTCTCTGGTAGCTTAATGGTTCAAATCGTGGTGCTTCAGTGCATCATTTGGTACACTCTCATGCTTTTCCTGTTCGAGTACAGAGGTGCTAAGATGCTTATTACTGAGCAATTCCCTGATACGGCTGGTTCAATCGTGTCCATTGCTGTTGATTCTGATGTGATGTCGTTAGATGGACGAGAGCCTTTGGAGACCCAAGCAGAGATTAAGGAAGACGGAAAGTTACATGTTACTGTGAGGAAATCGAATGCGTCGAGGTCTGATATCTTTTCCCGGCGTTCTCAGGGGCTTTCGACGACTCCTCGGCCGTCTAATTTGACAAATGCGGAGATATATTCTCTGCAATCGTCTCGAAACCCAACGCCAAGAGGGTCGAGCTTTAACCATACCGATTTCTATTCCATGGTCGCCGGTGGCCGGAATTCCAACTTTGGAGCTGCAGATGCTTATGGGCTTGCGACATCAAGAGGGCCGACGCCGAGGCCTTCGAATTACGAGGAAGACAATAGTGGTAAGTCGAGGTTCCATTACCATGGAACGGGTGGGACACATTACCCTGCACCAAACCCGGGTATGTTTTCTCCGCCTGGATCGAAACCTGTAACAGCTGCAACTGCTAAGAGGCCTAATGGGCAAGCGCAGCAGAAATCCGAAGAAGGGAGTAGAGATCTTCATATGTTTGTTTGGAGTTCAAGTGCTTCTCCGGTTTCAGATGTGTTTGGTGGTCAAGAATACGGAGTTGCAGATCAGACTCTCAAAGAAGTTAGAATGGCTGTTTCTCCTGGAAAAG TGGAGAATCACAGGGAGAACCAAGAAGGGTATTTGGAAAGAGACGAATTCAGCTTTGGGAACAGAGGAGCTGGTGACAGTGAGATGAACGGCGAAGGGAGAAAACTGGGGGATAACAAGGCCAAAGTTATGCCTCCGGCTAGCGTGATGACGAGGCTTATTCTGATCATGGTGTGGAGAAAACTCATTCGGAATCCAAACACTTATTCCAGCTTAATCGGCATGATCTGGGCTCTGGTTTCAAACAA GTGGAACGTCCGTATGCCTGACATTATAGCAAAGTCCATTTCTATACTGTCGGATGCAGGTcttggcatggccatgttcagcCTTG GGCTGTTCATGGCTTTGCAACCGAGGATCATTGCATGTGGGAATTCCATTGCAGCTTTTGCCATGGCTGTGAGATTCCTTACAGGGCCAGCTGTCATGGCTGCCGCTTCCATTGCTGTTGGGCTGCGAGGCGTCCTATTACACGTTGCCATTGTACAG GCGGCTCTCCCACAAGGAATTGTCCCCTTTGTCTTTGCCAAGGAATACAACATACATCCTGAAATTCTCAGCACTGC TGTCATTTTTGGGATGCTAATAGCATTGCCAATAACGCTTGTGTACTACATTCTATTGGGGCTGTGA
- the LOC122650898 gene encoding probable inorganic phosphate transporter 1-3, which translates to MASQQLQVLSALDAAKTQFYHFTAIVIAGMGFFTDAYDLFCISLVTKLLGRIYYHIPGSANPGSLPPNVAAAVNGVALCGTLAGQLFFGWLGDKMGRKRVYGVTLMLMVVTSIASGLSFGSTAKGVMATLCFFRFWLGFGIGGDYPLSATIMSEYANKRTRGAFIAAVFAMQGFGILAGGIVALILSAAFKARFPALPYQLDPVGSTVTQADYVWRIIFMVGGIPAALTYYWRMKMPETARYTALVARNAKQAAADMATVLQVEIEAEQDKVEWLSEEPANNYGLFSKEFARRHGLHLVGTAVTWFLLDIVFYSQSLFQKDIFVAVNWIPSAKTMSALEELYLIARAQTIIALCGTIPGYWFTVAFIDCMGRRTIQLMGFFFMTVFMLGLAIPYNYWKTPGHQAGFVVMYAFTFFFANFGPNSTTFVVPAEIFPARLRSTCHGISAATGKAGAIVGAFGFLYAAEPSNKALTDPGYPPGIGVKYSLIVLGVVDFFGLLFTFLVPETKGKSIEEMSGDVVVDAEDGSGTDEQRQLPGLNNRTVHV; encoded by the coding sequence ATGGCTAGCCAACAATTGCAGGTTCTGAGCGCACTTGATGCAGCCAAGACCCAATTCTACCACTTCACAGCGATTGTGATAGCTGGTATGGGTTTTTTCACTGATGCCTACGACCTCTTCTGCATCTCTCTAGTCACCAAATTGCTCGGACGTATTTACTATCACATTCCTGGATCAGCTAACCCTGGTTCATTGCCCCCAAACGTAGCCGCTGCCGTCAATGGTGTCGCATTATGCGGCACCCTCGCCGGCCAGCTCTTCTTCGGGTGGCTTGGCGACAAGATGGGTCGAAAGCGTGTGTATGGTGTCACACTTATGCTCATGGTAGTCACTTCCATTGCCTCTGGTCTTTCCTTTGGTAGCACTGCCAAAGGTGTCATGGCCACCTTATGTTTCTTCAGATTTTGGTTAGGATTTGGGATTGGAGGAGACTACCCATTATCAGCAACCATTATGTCGGAGTATGCAAACAAAAGGACCCGAGGTGCCTTCATCGCTGCTGTCTTTGCAATGCAAGGATTTGGGATCTTGGCTGGTGGAATAGTTGCCCTAATCCTTTCTGCCGCATTCAAGGCCAGGTTTCCTGCTCTTCCTTACCAACTCGACCCGGTCGGCTCCACCGTAACTCAGGCCGATTACGTCTGGCGTATAATCTTTATGGTGGGTGGTATACCGGCAGCACTCACTTACTATTGGCGTATGAAGATGCCTGAGACTGCTCGTTACACCGCCCTTGTCGCTCGGAATGCGAAACAAGCCGCGGCAGATATGGCAACTGTCTTGCAGGTGGAGATAGAAGCAGAGCAAGATAAAGTGGAGTGGTTATCAGAAGAGCCCGCCAATAATTATGGGTTGTTCTCCAAAGAGTTTGCTCGTCGCCATGGGCTTCACTTGGTTGGAACCGCGGTAACATGGTTTCTACTTGATATTGTATTTTACAGTCAGAGTCTGTTCCAGAAGGACATCTTCGTTGCAGTTAATTGGATCCCTTCAGCGAAAACGATGAGTGCACTTGAGGAGCTTTACTTAATTGCTAGGGCACAAACCATCATAGCCCTTTGTGGTACCATTCCTGGGTACTGGTTTACGGTGGCCTTCATCGATTGTATGGGAAGACGCACAATTCAATTGATGGGTTTCTTCTTCATGACAGTATTCATGTTAGGACTTGCAATTCCTTACAATTACTGGAAAACACCTGGACACCAAGCTGGATTTGTGGTCATGTATGCATTCACCTTCTTCTTTGCTAATTTCGGGCCTAACTCGACAACATTTGTGGTGCCAGCGGAAATATTCCCAGCGAGGCTTAGGTCAACTTGCCATGGTATATCAGCAGCAACAGGGAAGGCAGGGGCAATTGTTGGAGCGTTTGGATTCTTGTATGCAGCAGAACCATCGAACAAGGCACTGACGGATCCAGGGTACCCACCTGGTATTGGTGTGAAGTATTCACTGATTGTGCTTGGTGTGGTAGACTTCTTTGGCCTCTTGTTTACGTTCTTGGTGCCTGAGACTAAAGGGAAGTCCATTGAGGAAATGTCCGGTGATGTCGTCGTCGACGCTGAAGATGGAAGTGGGACGGATGAGCAGAGACAGCTTCCAGGTCTTAATAACAGGACTGTTCATGTTTAA